From Calliphora vicina chromosome 3, idCalVici1.1, whole genome shotgun sequence:
AACCAAAAGTAATATATTGAAGAGTTGTCGAATGAAGGTTTGTaaacaagcaatcggttattggatgtctttttaactgacaaTTTGAGGACAATTAGCactcgtacatgttaaaataactagttatataGCTAATTAAGTAACCAGTTAAGTAGCTAGGAAACTatctgactctatgtaaccgatATGTGAATCCAGCTAGCAGACAGTCTCTTTGTAATTAAATAGGGTCAATTGCTTAGGACATgaacatgttaaaataattagtcAAGTAGCTAGTTATGAAACTAGTTGTCATCCTAAATGAtggataaaatcactagttcggggcAGTGATTTTATCCATAGTAAAAACATATAATCAAGTGCCTGatgatacaattttatttttttgaaaacttatgAAGTAGTGATGATGTtacattattttgcattttagatgaccatatgtttgtataaatatattgtatatatattaATGCATCCAGTCTAGACATTgcacatgttgttgttgtttgtatcTTAATAATTTATTGTAGATATTTTGTTGTAGTTTGTGTCTAGTTAGGAGTACAGTATTTTAGTATTTCTGCGAAAATATTATTGATGATACAGGTATTTTTATGTAGTCATATGCATATGCAAAGAAAACTAACTCCTTTTagcaaataaattcaattttgaaaGTCTTAATGATTCTTGTTTTTTATCTATTTAAgtggtaagtttttttttggtttaacaaGCTGGCTGCGTATGCAAATAATATACAATTTGGAGTTTTTgtaacaaaagcaaaaaaagaaaaatgaaataaacaagttaCATATAATATTTTGCAATCAATTGCCATTTTCTAATTAACAATCCTGTTTTCTAACGGTGGcgaatttaaaaaccaaattttacggCATATTTGTGCTTATAACAAAACACAGGCTTCATtatcaaacaaacaacaaattttttaaacttttaattttagattCTTAAAAGgtatttattaatattgaaaaaatgtaaataatcttAGTTATTTTAGGGTTGTAAGTTTTGTAAGCTTTTGTTTTAGAAcaatacttaaaacaaaaagcTATTTTGAAAACCGGTCTTTCTACAACACATAATCGCCTTGCAAAATATCGCCTTATTCTTTAAGCAACTGTCTACACTTCCCCTTGGCAAACCAGCAACATTGTAgattgtttttgtttgcaaatgtCCTTTATAAATGTTTCTCATTAAGcccttttgttaaataatagcAACTAAAGTGTGGGTATACTTAAATTTCATTGAggattttgttttgtgtttaagTATAATGGATTTTTGCTGGccttataataatattaatatcaaCCATATCATTTCTTATACAAAATATgaatcaaaaataaaactagACTAAAAAAGAATAAAGccaataactattatttaattcaaaatgatGTCAGTTTATGGCCAATTGGATCTTCGCTTCGGAACGACCGTAGTCTCATTCGACCAAAGATTGTCAACTCAACGAGAGCTGTATCAACCGGAAGTTTTTCCCCAAGCAAGAACTTTCAACGGCAACGATGTTCCGACAACACAAAGATGTTTTTTAAGCCATGTAAACCACggcattaacatttgaaaatgatttcgagATTGGACACCGCATCTGTTCTTGACAAAGCGTATTCTGAACGTCCAATTTTGGAACACTTTGTGGAGCATTGTTGGCCATATGTCACGTATAACATTAACAATGTTGGCCTCCAAGGCGTCAATTGTTgatggtttatcagcataaatcAGTCACCACACTGCAAATAATTgagaggtgtcaaatcgcacaaccttggaggccaattgacaAGTCCATTTCTCAAAATTAAGTTAtggccaaattttgatttcaataaaacgATGGTTGCGATCGCCGTATGGCACATAGCGCCAATGTtgtccatattttcaaacaaaaaatcattatgGTGCGGTAACTATCTCCATTGACCCTAACGAGAGCTCCGGCTTAATTTTTGACGAAATAAGGTCCGATTATGCCAACAtcggcaattttgtttattaacaaacccatTAAGGCAAAAAGGAGCCTTAAGTTGTGCGAATAGATGATTGATTTTCacagtaaatttggataatttggtagggTTGTTCAAaagtcaatctattcatgatgatttgctaGTGTATAATGACTCCACCAACCAATCCTGGAATAGTAGGAAGGATTGTCAAGTATATAAGGTGTTTTGGGTTGGCTAGGTGTAGTCTCAGAATTCTAGTAGAAGTGATAGGTATCAGGTAATTGCTCAATTGGCGCCTTTACAGGTAAATGGGATAATGTCACAAAGGATTTTTGTAGGTTGTGTGGGGATGTAGAGAAGTTTGAGAGGAGTTGGAGACAGTAGAGTACATTATGTTCAACCGCTCGAGTCCACAAAGAAATAGATTTAAATTGCTATGCAACCGATTTCTAGATGAACTTGGAAATGTTGCTGGCTGTAAATTGGATACCTACTAGGTTTTATCAGGGGAAAGGTTGACTATTTAAAGGATATTTTACGGTATATTCAAATATGTAACCGCTAtttcattttttctttttgtttctccTTATGCTATCTCTATGATGCTACATTTCTTCATCTTTCTTTTCTTTATGTCCACCTTTTTCAGGAAtggtattatttttctttttatctgACACTTAAAGGTAATCGCAATGGACCTTATGGTGTCCGAATGCACACACCttccaaaataaattaatactgATGCTTTCAAAAAGTTTGTTCACAATTTGCTGTCAAATTCTTTAGTCTATTGACttcaatcacttttttttactgaaacctcaTTGTATTTTcactttgtaaacaaatttcagaacacACTGTTTAGCCTGGCAGACTGAGAGTATTTCTTTCAATGATCTGGTGGCATAAAgctaaagaaaatttcaagtgatattaaaaaatagaatagaagaacataaacaaatgaaaaagagaagaagaaaataaataacagGTTTAATCGCCATTAAGCTAtgcaaaaatgtaaataaacaggaattacaaaagaaaaagtcaaatacatataacaacaacaacaacaacaacaaatcaaGAACAGGTACAATTCTTGATAATTCTCACACATTGCTTATGctcttttcttttattgttatttttttttttttgtatgtattttcatTTGCAAACCAAAAGTATCTGTGTTTTATATACAGACAAGCTTTTACATTTTAATGCTGCAATAAAACTGCAacacaatatattgttgttgaTATCAATGTATGGTCtatacatttcttttttttatgggaCTCGTTAAAACGAATGCAAAAATGATGCGTATTGTCTGTATTTGAAAactttgggtttgttgtatacCCAGAGCAAAGAAATGcagatatcaaaaaaaaaaaaaaagaaaacaaaaattaaaagaaaaacaacatacCCGATTTTCACTACACACTCAACAGACTTGTTTTTCTGCACGcacttattttaattattttattttgttcaccAAATCACACAAAAATCCCATTCATTTATCTTGCACACACGTTATTTAGCTTGTTTGTTCATTTGATGGCATTTCCTGcaccaacaaaaattttgattttcagaaaaatgtggaaaaaaaacTGCAGGCCTTCGTTAATTAAACTCTGCCTCAATTTACTGGCAAACTTGGTCTACAGGAAAAATTACTGTAttaacaaaagcaacaacaacaaccaaaatatacaAGCACCTCACCACCACTAAGAAAGTTATGCAAAAACAGTAAAAtcacaatacaatacaaaaaaaaaatatatatcaacgACGCAACTTAcgttttttattacttttgtaTTATGTTTTTTAGTAATCGTTGTGTTAAACGctttaaaatcacttttttgttttacaatattgaaattatttaatttttctgctttaATTTCTGTaactattttctttgaaaatttcttcttttttttcatgctttttctttttcttaagGTAATTTaatacagaaaaattaaaaatggcgACCTCAGCGAAAAAGacataatacatttttcaacttcattTTCTTCAAGCAAATACACATTTTTCACTCTATATTTTTAGAGAATTCTCACACAAACACTtcactaaattatttttttagattatattcaattaatttaacttttttaataataaaatgttaatttatattttaacgtGAACGAGCATGAAAATTTTTTCGCTtctatgggtttttattttctgCACACAGTTGTTATCTGTGGTACTCATAGAAAAGTGATGCTAAAATAGGTACTAGCAGTAGGAGGTAGCATTGCCATATAGATTTAGTTGGGGTAGTTAGTGTAGACTTAAACCATAAATACTGGGATTTTTAGGTTTATGTTTTGGAATGTTgccaatgaaaatttttaacataaactATGAAAAAATCGCAagatttgcaaaaatttaaagtaaattgacgattttcaccAACAAACCCCTTTTTTATCAGAATATTTTCTTTCTATTAATCTACGTCTGGATAAACCATCGTTTTGTGCACACAAGAACATGCAAAATAATATTATGCCGGCTTTTTAACATCACCTGTACCAAGGCgcattaacaaggtgagtgcataaaataagctgtttcttaattcgccgTGGTTTAATGTAGGTCTTCTgtcaatgtcaaactacatacataaaaaatattcgccggaACGCATTTAtttcaaactccatatataaaaaataagtaaattcgcctgtatttatttcaattcgccactgctgtcatcaaggcgtatttaacaaggtgacagcagtggcgaattgaaataaatacaggcgaattcacttattttttatatatagagtttgacataccgGCCTACgggcggatattttttatatatgtagtttgacatttgtgcgtgctatttctataatcagctgtgctgtcgATGGCACCTTGGCTGTCATCTTGCTAAAtagcaaggcgtatttaacaaggtgacagcagtgacgaattgaaataaatacaggcgaattcatttattttttatatatggagtttgacataatGGCGTtccggcgaatattttttatatatggagtttgacattatcGCGTGCTAGTTCTGTAATCAGCTGTTCTCGTGAGGTTACTTtattagattcgccttgctAAATacgcctgttgtttttgcattgttgtttttgttgccgGGACTCACTCAACTtgttaattcgccttgatactAGGAACCATTTGGACCAAGGCGTAAATGCACATTGATTTGGACGTTTatcataacaaaaatttatcaggtatagacatagGGTAATTAATACGCCTTGTTATCAAAcataaacacaaattttgacAGATGGGGTTAAAACAGGACCGGCTAACGAATGGGGTTAAATATACCtagatataaatatttttttgaggaCGCCATCGGCAATACGTTTACTGGCGAACGCTACAGGGCCATGATAAACGACTTCTTACTTCCAGAATTAAATGACAGTGCAACCGTACACAGCAGGAGCCACATATTCTTAGGGAAACATTTCCTGGCCGCGTATTTACCCATCCCGGTATTCTTTCATTGGGGCTACTTGAAGTCGTGGGTTTAAGCCAACTTTTGAAAATTGCTTGCTTTTTTAAGTCACTCAATGTACAGAACAGAGGGAAATAGAGTTTAATTTTACAGTTCTTGTCCGAAATTCATTGAATAACTCCGTCTTGTTTACTAAAGTTATCCCCTAATAACAAATACCTAGATCGCAAGCTCAACTATCAACGACCTAACTCTATAAGTGGTgatttatgtatttgtaaaacaaaaacaatgtgaaaacaaaaataacactcgtatgtgtgattattttaagttttcgctctatgtgtatttctctatgacgATACTTACTCTCATAAcctcattttttttcaaaaatcacacAACTCCATTTTCATATTTATCAGTTCTTTATTatacatttcaaatattttcttttaattctttacaaaaaaattctcACATTTGATGGAAGAGTTAAAATAGAGAGTAATATTCTTACATTAGCTGGAatttttcttagaaaaaaaaaaattagaaacttatagaaaaaaaaacgtttctacaTACTACAGACAAAAACGTTTCTACAccaaaatctttcaaatctcGTTCTGGAAAAAGAACGTAACTTCCCCATCACAATTAaagcattattaaaaaaaagtcatgttaaaataattttaatatttttttcttttttaatttaattacatatataaaaaatagaattaattaaaacttgttgttattatttataacttattacaaaaaacggaaagcaagattttttttattttatatttaaaaaaataacaataaatcgttattttattgttataaaaaaaactaaatttaaacacTTAACAGCAGGATTAACCAGTATTCCCgcttagttgttgttgttgctgctataGTATTTATaaagatgcaaacaaaaaatgcaattctttaaaacgaataaaaaaccaagtaaattaataaaaaaaacacataaaatgttttttggtgTTGGTAGATGAAGGGGTTTTTGTTTACGTtggaattaaattaaatgaaaaaattcaatGGTGGGCGGAGGAAAGATAGACGATAGAGAGGTGTTATACAGAGAATGTATGGGTGTATGGAAAATGGATAATTTACAACTCATCCTTCTTGTGTTCCTCTTCTTCTTCAACCTTTTCTTCTTCTTCGACctaaaatttgaaacaaaattattggATAAGAGTTAgaaattgtatagaaaattaaatttttaaaagtattaaaacttACAGATTTAAGATCACCGCCAGCATCTAAGAATTTGACGAAATCATCCAAAGTTCTGTCCAAATTGTAGTCGATAATCTTGTTGTCTCCCTTGCGGTACAATTTGATGGTGGGGAATGAAGAGATCTTGGTGTGTTCCAATTCGTTGGCAGTAGAATCGATCTTGGTAATGAGAATGGATTCGTTATCCTTGTATTTCTCAGCCAATTGATCGTAGATGGGAGCCAATTGCTTGCAGTGACCGCACCATGGAGCATAGAATTCAACCAAAACATCCTTGCTCTTGTCCATGACAACATCATCGAAGTTGGTGGCTACCAAAACCTTAACGGGGTTCTTGTCCCAGTCTTCGGGCAATTCTTGGGTCAACAAGTGTTGCTTGAGTTTGCCGTCCATGAACTTTTGCAAGAATTCTTTGATGGTTTCGGCGGACAAGTCATTGTTTTCGGGCTTGTATTTGGCCATATCTTCTTCCAATTTGATCAAACGGATGGTGGGTACTTCTTCCTTGGTCATGCCGAAGAATTCAAAGATGCGGGCATGATCTTCTTCATCAGAAGAGATGGTAACGAAGAGAATATCATCACGGTATTGTTTGGCAAGATCCTTCAAGGGTTCAACGTGCTTCTCAATGTGACCGGCTTCCTTGGAGACAAAGAACAACAAGTGGGATTTGATTTGACCACCGAAGATCTTGGAGGCGGATTCGTGGTTGAATTCAACAAGCAAGGGCAAAGATTCTACTTGAGCGAATTTCTTGAGGTTGGCCAAATTGAGTTCACCCTCGAAAACGGTCTTCTTGTCATCGAAAGGCTTGAACATAACAACAGCGCCATCCTTAACTTCGTATTTGGAGATAACATCATCGGTACTGGTCAAACCGAAAGGAATGGGGTCCAATTCACCGGCGGCGGCAACGAAAGCCTTGGCGGCATCACTTTCAAGATCCTTGAAGAAACCAATAATGGCAATCTAGGGGAAGAGACAAATAATACACACAAAACTATTAATTAAGCCGGCAAACATATAAGAGTTTGAGAAAATTTACCTCATTGTCTTTCAAGAATTTTTCGGCTTCTTCGACAGAGGTCAAATCCTTGGCGGGGGGACCAGTCTTCTTGTTAACCCAGCTAACAATATCGGCAGCTTGACGACCACCGGTATATTCGACGGGAGCACCGTTGCGGAAGAATTTCAAGGTGGGGTAGCCACGTACTTGGTATTCTTCAGCCAAAGGACCTTCAACAGTAGCATCAACCTTAGCCAACTTAATGTTGGATTCCTTTTCAGCCAAGGTTTGGGCAGCTTTAGCGTATTCGGGAGCCAAAGATTTGCAGTGACCGCACCAGGGAGCgtctaaaaaaaagtagaagTAAAAAATGATTagtaaattaaactttttaaaagaaattaaaaaaaaaaattaacaagtaGGGGTGATAattaggctgtgccgaatcttggaAACTACAAACTTATATCCATGATGAACTGGGGGATATATGTAGCTAGATAATCTATTAGGCTGACTGTTTTAGTTAACAGGACTCTGAGAATCCTAGTCTATACTTATTTCCTGTCCTCTTTTCTGTGCAATTTAATCACAAAGGTATCACAATTCCCTATTACCCCATTACCACtcatgttgaagggtataataatgaataatgacttgttatttttgtaaattaaattgaccaaaataattatttataattatgcaaaacataaaacggatgtaacaaaaaaaaaaaaagaaattccaaactacataataataaaaacaagtttaaaatgtgtcatttaaaattaactaatttaCACTTAAATAAACACAATATACATAATTATCAAATTGAAAGTTGTGTATAAAATAGAGcacaacaacaaataatgaCAAGTTTGATgtcaatgatgatgatgatgctgctgctATTCATTTCCATTTACTATTATTCATTTTAAgggtttaaatataaaaaaagagggagACAGATAGAAAAAAAAGCCACGTATGCACGTAAGCAGTTAATAAAACGGAGGTAGGGTTGTAGGAGTTAAATTGAGCGTTAGATGCTTATTAGAAATGACGTCTTTggtacacaaacaaacaaaaaaaaaaacaattgttaaacAAACAAGTTAAGAGCAATAAAGCAAGAGAATTGAGCATGAGATGGAACAGAGAAAGTATAATCATTAAAACATACGTGgccttaagaaaataaaaaaaaaaaaacagcaaaaaattcataaatttgtggcaaaatttaacatttgtatACTTAAACAAAGATAAGGTTAAGCGtacaactttttaaacaaaatagaaattaaGCGGCttatcacaaaaaaataaagtaaatttttgtgtaCAGTAGGAAGTGGTGGGTAAAaaggtatttaaaatttgataaggTAATGAAATGAAATGCATAGTAACATGTCAATAACATTGACAtttctttaattgttttttaaatgcaaGCTAAAAGACACGTAAGTgttgaaaataagttttttttttaaatttataaaaaaaattcagataagcttgaaataaaaattaaacaattgttttatttttaacaatagaTGTCTCTtactgttttaaattttaacatatttcattgtttatacaagatttaataacttttaaaggaaaattttaatacacattttcaatttgtaattaaatttaaacaataaaacaagTGTTGCTTTGTTTTAAggttattatttgattttaacaataaaactcttccttttttattgtaaattttattatatttgtgtgtttaaaGAAGATTTAATAACTTCTAAAGgaacatttcaataaaaattttgaatttctgctaaaaattttagcaaGTGTTTCTTTGTTTTAATGATAAAACTCTtcctattttatatattaaacatatttGCTTGTTTAAGGAAGAATTTAATAacttctatatgaaaatttaaataacaattttgaacttgtactaaaatttaaacaagtgtTTCTTTGTTTTAACAATATGACTTCctgttttcaaatttaaacatatttgtttgtttaaagaagattttataactttcaaaagataaattttaaaaaaaatttgaatttgtacaaaattttaaacaattgaaatgtttcatgtttataaaactactataaataaacctaaaaattcaaACACTTGAACCTTTTCTTGGAATTAGACTTGTATGCAAGTAtaattaagttttaaacttgaaaaatttaatatttttcaaacaaaaaaacttgaatTTAGTTTTCCTTTTTACAGGATAATAAAGCTTAATAAATctttaattcaattgcttgacactGGACTCAACGCTGGAATTACACTTGTtttcaacttgaatttttttatcgTGCCAATaatatactgacagttctcatacaaaaattatattaattggaaaGATATCGTTACAAAAAActataaccagagattgagaaaatggagcTATGTATTTAACCAAGATTCAATGACTTCTTTTTCGAAcactttttaagttttaaaacatATGTTTGCTTGACTCATGAAGGAAGatctttgttttataaaatttactaaagTTCCTTTacatgtttctttatttttcttaatttgttttaaaattattgtttcaTTAGAGCAATAACCCTTTAAAACATgtatttacaatttgtttagGCTATAAATATCGTTTTGTTTACAAGCTGAAGTcttttttttatgagaaaatACGTGTGCAATTAAATAAACAAGTTCATGACCACAAACACGTGCTAAATATAGTTACACAGCTGTATGCAGAGTAGCTTTATGGCGCTTaaacttataaaaataaattaatatgagATAACAGGAGAAAAGATAAAACATATTTAGTAACTACAAATAAaccctttaaaaaaaagtttttgcttcATATTCAATTTAggtgaaatttacaaaaataatctgtaaatatcaaattttatgaatctatctattttatattaattttaaatttgaactacttgatataaaattaatgaaaataatgaattttcgaacttaatttcaaattttcgaacataatattgtATTGTCATCAGGTTTATGCATGATTTAgagaatattttaaaagctCTAAAGAATTTCGGgaataagttcgaattttcgaatgtGATTTCGAACATAATACCTATATTTTGTAATCTAAAAGATTTGTTCTTTAGTTTTACTGAATATCATTGACGGTActgaatattttcaattattttgggTTTTCTTTAATTCACAGTATTTCTGACTCATACTTTCTGACGTGGTATTTAAAATAACGTTTGTATCTAAAAGATTTGTTGCTTGGTTTTACTGGAAATCgcttaatatttcaaaatatttgttgttttccttTTAACTCAGACAATTTCTGACTCAGAACTAAACTTTCTGACGTTGTGTTTAAAATAACATTCGTATTGTAACAAATTctcaatatttctaaatattttcttgttatttatttaattcacaaTATTTCAGACTCAAAACTTCAAATCTGACACAGCTTTGATTTAAAATCATAACAATGTGTAATTAAAATTGtgaccaaataaaaattatttcgtttagttttaaaatctttaatatctttACGAAATTTATCAGTTTTTTCTGCAAAATAAACTTTCTATCTGTTTCCCTTTACAATATCCTTAAGATGTACAGTCATTAAGCTAAATCaatcttataaataaaacaaaagatcTTAAAAAAAGCTTATTCAAGACTTTTacccaaaacaacaaaaactattatacCATAATTTTCAATCGAGTTCAATACTGATCATTGTACcacattaaataataaaaaaaaacaaccggCTTGAGAAACAgataacaatataaataaacacgactaaaaattgttttttattacttcACACTATTC
This genomic window contains:
- the Pdi gene encoding protein disulfide-isomerase — protein: MKFLLCSLLLVATATLGVYAAEEIQIEDGVLVLTVDNFKDAIANNEFVLVEFYAPWCGHCKSLAPEYAKAAQTLAEKESNIKLAKVDATVEGPLAEEYQVRGYPTLKFFRNGAPVEYTGGRQAADIVSWVNKKTGPPAKDLTSVEEAEKFLKDNEIAIIGFFKDLESDAAKAFVAAAGELDPIPFGLTSTDDVISKYEVKDGAVVMFKPFDDKKTVFEGELNLANLKKFAQVESLPLLVEFNHESASKIFGGQIKSHLLFFVSKEAGHIEKHVEPLKDLAKQYRDDILFVTISSDEEDHARIFEFFGMTKEEVPTIRLIKLEEDMAKYKPENNDLSAETIKEFLQKFMDGKLKQHLLTQELPEDWDKNPVKVLVATNFDDVVMDKSKDVLVEFYAPWCGHCKQLAPIYDQLAEKYKDNESILITKIDSTANELEHTKISSFPTIKLYRKGDNKIIDYNLDRTLDDFVKFLDAGGDLKSVEEEEKVEEEEEHKKDEL